The Oncorhynchus mykiss isolate Arlee chromosome 10, USDA_OmykA_1.1, whole genome shotgun sequence nucleotide sequence CTGCCAGCCTGGGTAaagcgcatgtgacactgggggcagctgtagggtttctcccctgtgtggaccctctggtgcctcttcaggctgCCAGCCTCAGCGAAGCGCATatcacactgggtacagctgaagggtttcacccctgtgtggaccctctggtggatctccactttctggaggcagctgaagcctttgttacagaacatgcagaggaagCGTTTCTCTTTACTACTGCCTGATGTGTTTCCCCCTCCCTGAGCTCTAGCCCTGTCgtttgagttcaatacctgatcGAAAAGGACGCGGCAGTGTGAATCGGAAGGCCCCTTCGACGTGGACACTGGGGCCCGATCCCTGAGCGTGCGTACAGGGGAGTGGCTCGAGACATTTGGATTTGTCTCTAAGCTTTCCCTGTAATCTAAGAAATATTGTGAGTGTCCTTCTCCTAAGTGAGTCTCGTCTGCATTCCATGTAAGAGGAGTGTCGCCTTCCACTTTGACAGTCACATCATCTACCGCTATAACCTCCCCTTTCTTATCTAGgcacccttcagagtatacactactactgtactggttcCAGTCCCCTCGAGACAGATCAGTCTGTGTCTCTAAACCCAAGGATATGTTGCCAGAGTCCATCTCTGTAGTGTAAAAACAAGACAGATCATCACCACCAGAGTCTAACGCATCACCATCAGTATTTCCACAGGAATTAACCGTCTTCTGGCTCTGGTGAAATACCGGTAAATACTCTGTGCCAGGAGCAGGAGGACAGCCCATTGGCCCCAGTCTCTCTGCTTCGGATCTGTGGCCAGATCCTGTGTGTAAAAGCCTGTGTGCTACAGTTAAGGTCTCAGTGTCTGTCTCGGACTTGAGGACAGCGTTCGgcgttccactgacctccgtgatgctGCGTCGGGTTCTGGGCGGCGTGGGGGTGGGGTCCTCCGTGGCTACAGGGAGCACTCCAGCCGCTTTAGTCTGGATGTCTGTGCTTTGCCCTGAGTCCTCTCCTTCAGACCTCTCCAGCTTGACCCCAGGCCCTGCATCCTCAGCATCTACAGACTGACACAAGAAGAGGAGGTTCTTACCAGTATATGATTTGAATAGGATAACAATGTCATAGAGAAGTCTCACAAGGATCCCTATGACAGATAAATAAGGATGTACATGTAAGGAAGTGAATAGCTGAGGGGAGCCTTTCTGAAATAAACGAGACACATTTGACACGCTGTACAAAGTAACACTTTAtgcaacactattacactaacctctatcacAATAACATGAtgggttgaggttccactaccctcatcaacagtgattggttggtcatctctccatgtattgtgtccTGCTGGCTTTACAAAGCTCCTAtggcctccagtgagatgtccttcaccCGAGAGAGTGATTGGGGGGAAAATAAGTGATTAGGTTAGCTACTGTCAATGCTCAAAGGTCTATTGACAATGGCCGTGTCTGAATACCAATACTAACATACTTAAACTGTATACTTATTTTGGCGTtttatctagtagaattcactcgTCTTTTCTGACTCAAGtttttgacaacagctgataatcataAATTGACGCGTTGTACCAAAATAAACTAATGGCGGGAGTCAATCACTCTTTAGATGACGCATTCGTAGTACTATTTTCTTTTTTGCATACTATTTAGTACACAAGTATGGGTATTGGCAGGGATGTAAAATAACTCTTCGCATAACTTCTTGATATACTATTTTGAGATGATGTTTCATGCATCATTGTTTTCGATGAGTAAATAATAGGAAATGCAGTAAATCAAGAATCTGGTTAGAATATGATGGATACGTAATCAGGGGAATTATTGCATACTATCCAAAACTGAACAAGACCAAATTCTGGTTAACGTATCTAAGGTCACACACGCGCAGAGGAGAACGGGGCGATAGCCCCGCAGCCTCCAGCAAAATGTACCTCTTGCTATTCCTCTGTTtcggtcgaggatcttgacactactCGGACGACTGGCGAGGACGCGGTCCCGTGACACCTTCAGTTCCAGTAGCTGAAGTTTCCTCCGCAATGCCcggttttctttctggctttgagtcatttccaaacgaaacactgcatagtcgtcgtctacgagtttacagatgtctgccacggctgcattcgctagcatCTCCAtaatggaggctatttgagtATGAAAAACCATACAGTTAGCCATGTTAGCGGCTAGTTAACGTTACCTAGATAACGTATATCAACCAAGTCCTGTCTCCAACGCGAATTAAAGAATACATGAGGTAAACGTGTGATGTTGTACAATTAAATTAGTCATAGTTTGAGTTCCAGAGTATTAATAAACGtctaaataacacaaaaaaaagctaacgttgaAATTATTCTTGGTCACGGTTCACTTCTTCTCTAAATTAGTATTGGCGGATCGCAACCGTGACGTACATACagcgccacctactgtactggagtgtgaggccatTCACGGCCTCCCcttcttcgatgaggtttaactgcagttggcatccaatattttttttacattttaaatgtaacctttatttaactaggcaagtcagttaagagcaaattcttatttacaatgacggcctactccggacAACGCTgtgacaattgtgcgccgccttatgggactcccaatcacggccggatgtgatacagactggatttAAACCagatagtgacgcctcttgcactgagatgcagtgccttagaccgctgtgccactcgggaggccaataTGTTgtattaccgccacctactagactgaagtacaactcccttatactttgcttgaaaaataaaaataccctaccatctaactaCATTCACAAAAAAATCaacaaataaattaaattaaaaccaCCCTCATCCACTACTTAAATCTATTTAGTCCTACCTCATGTCAAcaacctgaaaggatgggacatcaccactcaacacaccctgtaactcttctggtgtcaagtctcgcacacccaaatacctctctgcagctgccaccacaacctcaatttcTGCAAGTTACGTTctatccctgcagtacagttgataaccattgctataaatgctaaaaatccaTTCTTACTGAAACATATCACTTGCTGGCCTAACCCtctactggtacagatctactactcacaccactcctctcaggatccctccccttgacccatcttcatctactttcttcactgcctcagcatatgacaacttctgcactactctaaccctggaaacctcaacctgcctctctcgcacagGACATTTCTGATCTTCAGCCCCATGGGCTACCCTaaaattaacacataccactaccttcccaatgctacacattcctttgtctcatgcccttctgcacactt carries:
- the LOC110534664 gene encoding C2H2 finger domain transcription factor mtfA, whose product is MANCMVFHTQIASIMEMLANAAVADICKLVDDDYAVFRLEMTQSQKENRALRRKLQLLELKVSRDRVLASRPSSVKILDRNRGIARGHLTGGHRSFVKPAGHNTWRDDQPITVDEGSGTSTHHVIVIESVDAEDAGPGVKLERSEGEDSGQSTDIQTKAAGVLPVATEDPTPTPPRTRRSITEVSGTPNAVLKSETDTETLTVAHRLLHTGSGHRSEAERLGPMGCPPAPGTEYLPVFHQSQKTVNSCGNTDGDALDSGGDDLSCFYTTEMDSGNISLGLETQTDLSRGDWNQYSSSVYSEGCLDKKGEVIAVDDVTVKVEGDTPLTWNADETHLGEGHSQYFLDYRESLETNPNVSSHSPVRTLRDRAPVSTSKGPSDSHCRVLFDQVLNSNDRARAQGGGNTSGSSKEKRFLCMFCNKGFSCLQKVEIHQRVHTGVKPFSCTQCDMRFAEAGSLKRHQRVHTGEKPYSCPQCHMRFTQAGSLKRHLKVHMGERLFV